GCGCCCGCGTCTCCTGCGCGCTCTCGCGCGGCTGCCTGGCTCGGCCCGTCTGGCGCTGCGACTGGCCTTGGCCCTGCCCCTGACCTTGCCCTGCGGCACCTTGGCCGCCCGCACCTTGCGCCATGCCGTCCGCGGCGCCCTGTTGACTGGCGGCCTGCGGCTGACCGCCGCCCTTGCCAATGGAAATGCCGTTGGCCGACAGGATCGACCCGACATCGATGGTCTGAGCCTGGACCGAGGCGGATGCGATGACGAAAGCGGCGGCGAGAAGCAATTTGCGCATGACGATGTCTCCGTGTTGATGGCTGGAGATTGGCCTGCGCGCGCGATCTGGTATGTGGAACACGTCACATAAGCTCGAGGACCCCCTGATGACCAAAGGCGCGCTGGCGCTCCTGATCCATGGCGGCACCGATAACTGGTCGCCGCAGCGCTGGAAGGCGCGTTTCGACGACGTCTGCGGCGACCGCCCGGTGGTGCTGCTGCCGGATGCGAGCCTCGATCCGGCGGAGGTGCACTACGCCGCGGTGTGGAAGCCGGTCCCCGGCGAGCTCGCCGGCTTCCCGAACCTGCGCGTGATCTTCAATCTCGGCGCGGGCGTCGACGCACTGATGGCCGACAAGACGCTGCCGAGCGTGCCGCTGGTCCGGGTCGCGGTCGATGATCTTACGGCGCGGATGACCGAATATGTCGTGCTGCACGTGCTGATGCATCATCGGCAGGAGCTGTATCTGCGCGAGTCGCAGCGCGTGAAGCGCTGGGCGCCCAAGTATCAATGGCCGGCGGCCGCGATCGGAGTCGGTATTCTCGGACTGGGTACGCTCGGCATCGATGCGGCCGAAGTGCTCAAGCGGCTCGGCTTCCAGGTCGCCGGCTGGAGCCGCAGCGAAAAGCAGGCGGACGGCATCGAGTGCTTCCACGGTGCGGCGCAGCTGGATGCGTTCCTGGCGCGGACCGACATTTTGGTGTCGCTGCTACCGCTGACGCCCGACACGCGCGGCATTCTCGATCGCAAGATGTTCGCGAGGCTTCGGCGCAGCTCGCCGCTCGGCGCCCCCGTCATGATCAATGCCGGGCGCGGCGGCCTGCAGAACGAGGCCGACATCCTCGCCTGCCTCGACGACGGCACACTTGGTTCGGTCTCGCTCGACGTGTTCGGCCAGGAGCCGCTGCCGGTCGACAGCCCGTTCTGGAGCCACCCGAAGGTGGTGCTGACGCCGCACAATGCGGCCGACACCGACGCCGACGCGATCTCGCGCTACGTCGCCGAGCAGATCGCGACCTTCGAGGCCGGCGGGGCGCTGCGCAATCTGGTCGATCGCGTCAGGGGATATTGAACCGCTATTTGTTGCCGACCATCACATCGATCGCGCCGGCGACGATCGCCTCCAGCTCCTGACGCGGCGCCCGCGCGCGCGCCCGGACAGCGATCGAGTGGATCGTCGCCGACGCCAGACGCGCCAACACGACGGGATCGGCGTCGGCCGGCAGCTCGCCTTTTTCCTTGGCGCGGCGGAAGCAATGCGCAAACGCCTTGTCGAGCTCGGTCAGCGCGTTCTGCACCATGGCGCGGATGTCGGGGTCGGCGACAGCCTCCGAGCCCGCCGTCATCACCGTGAAGCAGCCGCGCGGTCCCTCCTCGCCCGACAGATAGATGTCGAGCGCCGTGGCGAAGATCTGCTCGAGCTGCCGTCGCACCGGCCAATCGTTACTGAAGACGTCGCCCATGAGGGCGCGGGCATTGTCGCGATAGCGCTGATAGCTCTTGATGTAGAGCTCGCGCTTGTCGCCGAACGCGCCATAGAGGCTCGGCCGGTTCATGCCGGTGGCGGCGCTGAGATCGTCGAGCGAGGTCGCGGCGAAGCCGGTCGACCGGAACAGGTCGAGCGCCTTGCCGAGCGCGACATCCGGCTCATACGCCCGCGGCCTCCCGCGCCGCTTCGGCTGGTCGGGGGCACCCGCCTTTTCTATCGGACGGTCGCCTTGCGGCGGCCCTTTCTTTTTTTGTACCATTTCGCACTAAATTCCTTGACCGAGCCCATATTATGCGAGACAGTATAAAAATCAACCAATGCTCCGGTCCGGAGCCCGAGGGAGACGTCCATGGACCTGTATTTCTCGCCGCTCGCCTGCTCGCTCGCCACCCGCATCGCGCTCTACGAAGCCGGCGCGAAGGCGAACTATCTCGAGGTCGATCCCAAGACCAAGATCGTCCTCAACGACGGCTCCGATTTCCGCGCCGTCAACCCGCTCGGGCTCGTCCCGACGCTCCGCACCGATGACGGCGACCTGCTGACCGAGAACGCCGCGATCCTGCAATATGTCGCCGATCGCTTCCCCGAGGCGAAGCTCGGCACCGGCCCCGGCATGGACCGCAGCCGGCTGCATCAATGGCTCTGCTTCATCGGCACCGAGCTGCACAAGGGCCTGTTCATTCCGATCCTCGACAAGACCGCGCCCGAGGAAATGAAGGCTCATGTCCTGAAAAAAAACCTGTCGCGGCTCGATCATCTCGAGAACCATCTGCGGGATCGCGACTATCTGCTCGATCATTTCACGGTCGCCGACGCGTATCTCGTCACCGTGATCAACTGGACCATGGCAACGCCGCCGGTCCAGCTCGCGAGATGGCCGGCCGTGAAGGCGTACTACGAGCGCCTGCGCGCGCGGCCGTCGATCGCCCGTGCCATCGCCGAGGAGTTCGAGCTCTACAAGACGGAACTGGCGCGGCATAAGGCAGCGGCCTAGGAACAGGCAGCCTGGGAACATACGAGTCTCATCTCCCTCGATTGGGAGATGAGACCTCTTCATGGGGAAGATGAACCATCGCTCATTGACCGCTTCTCCACCGCGCCGGATGCTTGACCGCGATCATTCCGGGTTGCAATCCTCGAATCGCAGGAGGATTGCACGTGGCAACCACATCCGTACGAGACCGATTGCTGGCGGACCGGCGCGCGCTGCTCGATCTGGGCACGCGCAACCGGCTCGTGCACATCCCGCTCAAGACCAAGACCATCCGCACCATCGACATCGTCGGCGCGCGCTCTGCTGCGCTCTTCGAGCTTCTCGGCGAAGGCAAGCGCTTCACGTTCCTTCCGACGAAGGCAGAGACTGCGGAGGCGGAAGGCACCCTGCCCTTGAGCGTGCCGGCACCTCGATCCGACACGCCGACCACCAAGGTGGACCAGGAAGGTGATGATTCGGAGTCGCAGACGCGGCAGCCGGACACCCGGCTCAGGACCCGGCTGTCATCGGAGGCGCTGCAGAAGCGCCTGCTGGATATCTGGTACGACGCACGAACGCTCGAGGAAGAACAGGGCGTCAATATCCTCTATCTCGCCTTCGGGCTGCTGAGATGGTTCGAGGACGACAAATCCGATGTCGAGCGCTTCGCACCGCTCGTCCTGCTGCCCGTCCGCCTGGAACGCAGCAGCGCCGCCGATCGGTTTCACCTGGTCTCGCGCGCTGAGCCGCCGTCGCCGAACCTCTCGCTCCAGGCCAAGCTCGACGCCGAATTCGGACTCAAGATCGAGGATTTTGGCGACGAGGACGACGTCGACATCGCGACCTATCTTGCCGGCGTCGCGGAGACGGTCGCCACCAAGCAGCGGTGGGAGGTCAGGGCGGACGCGATCGTTCTCGGCTTCTTCTCGTTCTCCAAGTTCCTGATGTATCGCGATCTGGATCCCGAGAATTGGCCGGCAGATGGTGGCCTTGATCGTCACCCCCTCATCGCAGCGCTGCTTCAGGACGGCTTCGAGGGCGCGGAGCCGATCGTGGCCGACGACGGAAAGATCGATTCCGTCATCCAACCAGTGGCGATGAACCATGTCGTCGATGCGGATTCATCGCAGGCCGTGGTAATCGAGGAAGTGGTCCGCGGACGCGACCTCGTCGTCAAGGGACCGCCTGGAACCGGCAAATCGCAGACCATCACCAACATCATCGCGTCGGCTGCCGCCGAGGGGAAAACGGTGCTGTTCGTCGCCGAGAAGATGGCGGCGCTCGAGGTCGTGCACCGGCGGTTGAAGCATGTCGGTCTCGGCGCGCTCGCGCTGGAGCTGCACTCCAACAAGGCCAACAAGCGCGTTCTGCTCGAAGAGCTGAAACGCTGCAAATCGGCTGAGGTCCCGGTCCCGCGCGGCGAAGCCACGCTGGTGCAGCGCCTGACCGACAGCCGGGACGGCCTCAACCGGCATGCGGAGATGATGCACCAGCCGCATCAGCCGAGCGAGCTGACACCGTTCAGGCTGCTGGGTCATCTCGTGCGCTCTGGGGACAACTCCGCGCAGCATCCCTATCCGTTGCAGGGCGCCCCCTCCTGGTCTCCTCTGGATCTGGAGCGGCGGCGTGAGCTGATCGCCGAACTCGCCGAACGAATTGCGGCCGACGGCGCGCCGCACCTGCATCCCTGGCGCGGTGTCGGCCGCGACGCGCTCGATCCAGCCGAGATGACCGAGCTGCGAAAATCGCTCGACGACATTTCGAACGTTGTCGGCAGCGTATCCACTGGCGCGGCCCGCCTCGGCACGCTGCTCGATCTCCCGCCGCCCGCCACCTTGGCCGATGCCGCGGCGATACTCGCCTTCGCCGAGGCCGCGGCCGCGATGCCGGAGTGCGATCGGACGTCCTTCCGCGACGGCGTCTGGAGCCAGACCGGACTCATCACGGACATCATCGACAAGGGGCTGCGTTACGCGAAATTGAGGACGGCCTTCGAGAGCGCCTTCGTCGAGGCCGCCTGGGATGCGCCGATCGCCGAGTGCCGCAAGGTCATCGCCGAGAAGGGCCGCTCCTGGCTGCGCCTGCTCAGCCCGCGCTATCGCGAGCAGGTGGCGCTGCTGGCCTCGTACCTGAAGGTGCCGATGCCGAAAACGCTGGAGCAGCGGCTCCTGCTGCTCGACGGCCTCATCGCGGCGCAAGCCGCACGCCGGTCCTTCGCGGAGGTCGAAGCTGCCGGCAGCACCGCATTCGGAACGGCGTGGCAGAAGGAACGGTCGGACTGGGATGCGTTGTCCAGATTGGCGACCTGGTGGAGTGCATTCCCCAAGCCGTTCGCAAACGACGAAACGCGCCAGCGGCTGACGCAGCTGGCCTTGTCGGCCGATGATCGGCAATCGATCGAACAGCTCAACCACGACCTCGCAAGTCTGAGGTCCGGCCTCGGCAGGCTGATCGACTCTCTCCAGCTGGAGCCTGCCCGCATCCCGCTCGAGGCCGGCGACCAGATCCGGTTGGACGGCCTGTCGCAGACTTTGTCGGAGTGGCAGAACGCGACCGAGCGCCTCACCCGCTGGATCGCATTCATGGACCGGGTCCGCCTTGCGCGCGCGCAAGGCCTCGCCGCGCTGGTCGACCGCACGCTCGATGGCTCCTTGCCAGGCGAAGCGCTCGAAGCCGCCTTCGACCGGTCCTATTACGACGCCATGCGCAGCGTGATCTTCGCCGACCATCCTGAACTGAAACGTTTCGACGGCGAATCGCACGATCGGCTGGTCGATGGCTTCCGCAAGCTCGACGTCGCACGGATGCAACTGGCCCGCGATCAGATCGCCCACGAGCATGCCGCGGCCCTGCCGCGCAACGCCGGCGGCATCGGGCCGCTCGGTGTGCTGAACGGCGAGCTTGCCAAGAAGCGCAATCATCTGCCCATCCGCCAGCTCCTGGAACGGGCCGGTCCGGTCATTCAGCAGATCAAGCCGATCTTCCTGATGAGCCCGCTGTCGGTGGCACAGTTCCTCAAGCCTGGCGCGATCGCCTTCGATCTTCTGGTGGTCGACGAGGCCTCGCAGATCGAGCCGGTCGACGCGCTCGGCGCGGTCGCGCGCTGCCGGCAGATCGTGGTCGTCGGTGACGAGCGGCAGCTGCCGCCGACGCGCTTCTTCGCGAAGCTGACAGGTAACGACGACGAGGACAATGACGACGAGGATCAGCCGACCTTCCAGGTCAAGGACGCCGAGAGCATTCTCGACCTCTGCCTTGCCAAGGGCCTGTCGCATCGGATGCTGAACTGGCACTATCGCAGCAAGCACCAGTCGCTGATCGCCGTTTCCAACAAGCAGTTCTACGACAACCGGCTGTTCATCGTGCCGAGCCCGTACGACGCCGTCGCGGGAATGGGATTGAAGTTCAACTACACCCCCGATGCGCACTACGAACGCGGCAGCAGCCGGACCAACCCCAGGGAAGCGCGGCTCGTCGCCGAGGCCGTCATGCGCCATGCGCGCGAGACCCCGGACCGCAGCCTTGGCGTCGCGACCTTCTCGGTGGCGCAGCGCCAGGCGATCCAGGATCAGCTCGAAATCCTTCGTAAGGAAAACCCGGCAACGGAGAGCTTCTTCGTCCGCGGGGCCAGCGAACCGTTCTTCGTGAAGAACCTCGAGAACATCCAGGGCGACGAACGCGACGTCATCTTCATCTCCATCGGCTATGGGAGAACGAAGGAAGGTTTCGTCTCGATGAGCTTCGGCCCCCTCAACTCGGACGGAGGCGAGCGCCGGCTGAACGTGCTGATCTCGCGCGCCAAGCTCCGATGCGAGGTGTTCTCGTCGATCACCGGCGACGACATCGACCTGTCGCGCGCCAAGGGCCGCGGCATCGCGGCCCTGAAGACGTTCCTGACCTTCGCGCAGACGGGGCAGCTCGGCATCGCGCAGGAGACCGGGCGCGATCCCGACTCGGTGTTCGAGGAGCAGGTCGCCGCAAGGCTGCGGGCGCTCGGCCACGACGTGAAGACCCAGATCGGCACCGCCGGATTCTTCGTCGACCTCGCCGTCGTCGATCCCGACAAGCCGGGCCGCTTCCTGCTCGGAATCGAATGCGACGGCGC
This region of Bradyrhizobium sp. SZCCHNS1050 genomic DNA includes:
- a CDS encoding glyoxylate/hydroxypyruvate reductase A, which encodes MTKGALALLIHGGTDNWSPQRWKARFDDVCGDRPVVLLPDASLDPAEVHYAAVWKPVPGELAGFPNLRVIFNLGAGVDALMADKTLPSVPLVRVAVDDLTARMTEYVVLHVLMHHRQELYLRESQRVKRWAPKYQWPAAAIGVGILGLGTLGIDAAEVLKRLGFQVAGWSRSEKQADGIECFHGAAQLDAFLARTDILVSLLPLTPDTRGILDRKMFARLRRSSPLGAPVMINAGRGGLQNEADILACLDDGTLGSVSLDVFGQEPLPVDSPFWSHPKVVLTPHNAADTDADAISRYVAEQIATFEAGGALRNLVDRVRGY
- a CDS encoding TetR/AcrR family transcriptional regulator, which translates into the protein MVQKKKGPPQGDRPIEKAGAPDQPKRRGRPRAYEPDVALGKALDLFRSTGFAATSLDDLSAATGMNRPSLYGAFGDKRELYIKSYQRYRDNARALMGDVFSNDWPVRRQLEQIFATALDIYLSGEEGPRGCFTVMTAGSEAVADPDIRAMVQNALTELDKAFAHCFRRAKEKGELPADADPVVLARLASATIHSIAVRARARAPRQELEAIVAGAIDVMVGNK
- a CDS encoding glutathione binding-like protein, whose translation is MDLYFSPLACSLATRIALYEAGAKANYLEVDPKTKIVLNDGSDFRAVNPLGLVPTLRTDDGDLLTENAAILQYVADRFPEAKLGTGPGMDRSRLHQWLCFIGTELHKGLFIPILDKTAPEEMKAHVLKKNLSRLDHLENHLRDRDYLLDHFTVADAYLVTVINWTMATPPVQLARWPAVKAYYERLRARPSIARAIAEEFELYKTELARHKAAA
- a CDS encoding DUF3320 domain-containing protein translates to MATTSVRDRLLADRRALLDLGTRNRLVHIPLKTKTIRTIDIVGARSAALFELLGEGKRFTFLPTKAETAEAEGTLPLSVPAPRSDTPTTKVDQEGDDSESQTRQPDTRLRTRLSSEALQKRLLDIWYDARTLEEEQGVNILYLAFGLLRWFEDDKSDVERFAPLVLLPVRLERSSAADRFHLVSRAEPPSPNLSLQAKLDAEFGLKIEDFGDEDDVDIATYLAGVAETVATKQRWEVRADAIVLGFFSFSKFLMYRDLDPENWPADGGLDRHPLIAALLQDGFEGAEPIVADDGKIDSVIQPVAMNHVVDADSSQAVVIEEVVRGRDLVVKGPPGTGKSQTITNIIASAAAEGKTVLFVAEKMAALEVVHRRLKHVGLGALALELHSNKANKRVLLEELKRCKSAEVPVPRGEATLVQRLTDSRDGLNRHAEMMHQPHQPSELTPFRLLGHLVRSGDNSAQHPYPLQGAPSWSPLDLERRRELIAELAERIAADGAPHLHPWRGVGRDALDPAEMTELRKSLDDISNVVGSVSTGAARLGTLLDLPPPATLADAAAILAFAEAAAAMPECDRTSFRDGVWSQTGLITDIIDKGLRYAKLRTAFESAFVEAAWDAPIAECRKVIAEKGRSWLRLLSPRYREQVALLASYLKVPMPKTLEQRLLLLDGLIAAQAARRSFAEVEAAGSTAFGTAWQKERSDWDALSRLATWWSAFPKPFANDETRQRLTQLALSADDRQSIEQLNHDLASLRSGLGRLIDSLQLEPARIPLEAGDQIRLDGLSQTLSEWQNATERLTRWIAFMDRVRLARAQGLAALVDRTLDGSLPGEALEAAFDRSYYDAMRSVIFADHPELKRFDGESHDRLVDGFRKLDVARMQLARDQIAHEHAAALPRNAGGIGPLGVLNGELAKKRNHLPIRQLLERAGPVIQQIKPIFLMSPLSVAQFLKPGAIAFDLLVVDEASQIEPVDALGAVARCRQIVVVGDERQLPPTRFFAKLTGNDDEDNDDEDQPTFQVKDAESILDLCLAKGLSHRMLNWHYRSKHQSLIAVSNKQFYDNRLFIVPSPYDAVAGMGLKFNYTPDAHYERGSSRTNPREARLVAEAVMRHARETPDRSLGVATFSVAQRQAIQDQLEILRKENPATESFFVRGASEPFFVKNLENIQGDERDVIFISIGYGRTKEGFVSMSFGPLNSDGGERRLNVLISRAKLRCEVFSSITGDDIDLSRAKGRGIAALKTFLTFAQTGQLGIAQETGRDPDSVFEEQVAARLRALGHDVKTQIGTAGFFVDLAVVDPDKPGRFLLGIECDGAQYHASRSARDRDRLRQNVLEAHGWVLHRIWSTDWFLRPKEETEKVLRAIDAAKAHWRDIDQGAARAQPEPPATSDVPAPEQTEQRPQEILAQAPTVAPYEEAKLRVRREIEPHETPLADMTRHVVEIVAIEGPVHESEIIVRIRSAWGLARAGNRIRDAVRAALTSAVARGQIAGGPFYAVPGQAIVVRTREDVQSQSLRKPEMLPPEEIKAAIMQIVEQNFGAEEDQLIQAVARLFGFGSTSAQLRETVQGSLRSLLDAGHLRREGALLTKPQEASPAAQD